In one window of Hyla sarda isolate aHylSar1 chromosome 1, aHylSar1.hap1, whole genome shotgun sequence DNA:
- the LOC130311837 gene encoding DNA damage-regulated autophagy modulator protein 1-like: MELKGLGFVPLLLAFWCAAWLATSYIVTVVLGHAASPLMHISDVGNFFPENILLRIGFIGTSIGTLVLTFLIYKYMVMHTEEFRGHQVLIQRILLAIVWASCFGTAVMHVLSPEEYPRIHFVSMVISITCEALYYLGQSIQKYKLPGANKVIRHSRCTCCGLAFTCAIFYFGYKTLQELFYDDEDWDEIREITTIIIEWVMLLLILINIVTYYSTMQRLMLTVSRNSCKLSLRVRIDDFGV, encoded by the exons atggagctaaaaggtttggggttcgtcccccttctgttggcgttttggtgtgcggcctggcttgccaccagctacatcgtgacggtcgtcctcggccatgccgcctcgccactgatgcacatcag tgacgtgggaaatttctttcccgaaaacatattattgagaattggtttcatagggacatccattggcactttggtactaacctttcttatttataagtatatggttatgcatactgaagagttcaggggtcatcaggtcctgatccagaggatcctgctcgccattgtgtgggcctcctgttttggtacagctgtcatgcatgtattgtcccccgaagaatatcccaggatacactttgtcagcatggtaatttccattacatgtgaagccttatactaccttgggcagtccatccagaagtataaattaccaggagcaaacaaagtcatccgccatagtagatgcacctgctgtggcctggcttttacctgcgcaattttctactttggatataaaacattacaggaattattctatgatgatgaagactgggacgagatccgtgaaatcaccaccataatcatcgagtgggtgatgcttctactgatcctgataaacatcgtgacctattattccaccatgcagaggttaatgttaaccgtctccaggaacagctgcaaactctctcttagagtaagaattgatgacttcggggtgtag